One Desertifilum tharense IPPAS B-1220 genomic window carries:
- a CDS encoding DUF3493 domain-containing protein produces MPKFSQHKSRNLTPEQYKQLRAEIKAPYRGLRQFIYVAFGASGFIGALVFLAQVASGREVGTALPNLALQLGVVALMVWLFRLEQQANRRSER; encoded by the coding sequence ATGCCCAAGTTTAGCCAGCACAAGTCTCGAAACTTAACTCCCGAACAGTATAAGCAGCTCCGCGCCGAGATCAAAGCCCCGTATCGAGGGTTGCGGCAATTTATTTATGTGGCGTTTGGGGCGTCTGGGTTTATTGGCGCTTTAGTCTTTTTGGCACAGGTGGCTTCAGGGCGAGAGGTGGGAACGGCATTACCCAATCTTGCTCTACAACTGGGTGTAGTGGCGCTAATGGTTTGGTTGTTTCGCCTAGAACAACAGGCAAATCGGCGTTCTGAGCGTTAG